One Marinitoga litoralis DNA window includes the following coding sequences:
- a CDS encoding Rid family detoxifying hydrolase, protein MKIYFDMFYKLSWILTVLTGFSSVATTQKVNVFFLFFFTITTLTQLIGTYLFSKEKDGLKVLIHYFSIILISMSFLISVSLIKLNVISFVVYFIIYNLMLSFILNNYFKHFEDKDYLYSLLKNLNLNYFDFFDTQIHIRLFSNKKSIIPNGVSAVGPYSPALKKDNELYVSGQIPINFETGEIPESFVEQSKQVMENLKNILNASGFSFKDIVQVSVFITDMSKFNEFNTIYETYFKKPYPARFVVEVSKLPKGVDVEVSCIAKK, encoded by the coding sequence ATGAAAATTTATTTTGACATGTTTTATAAGTTGTCGTGGATTTTAACTGTTCTTACTGGTTTTTCGTCAGTAGCTACTACACAAAAAGTTAATGTATTTTTTCTTTTTTTCTTTACTATTACAACATTAACTCAATTAATAGGAACTTATTTATTTTCAAAAGAAAAAGATGGTTTAAAAGTTTTAATACATTATTTTAGTATAATTTTAATTTCCATGTCCTTTCTAATTTCCGTTTCATTAATAAAATTAAATGTTATTTCTTTTGTAGTTTATTTTATTATATATAATCTAATGTTATCTTTTATTTTAAACAATTACTTTAAACATTTTGAAGATAAAGATTATTTATACTCATTATTAAAAAATCTAAACTTAAATTACTTTGACTTTTTTGATACTCAAATACATATTAGATTATTTAGTAATAAAAAATCTATTATACCAAATGGAGTTTCTGCTGTAGGTCCTTATTCACCAGCATTAAAAAAAGATAATGAATTATATGTTTCAGGGCAAATACCTATAAATTTTGAAACAGGTGAAATTCCTGAATCTTTTGTAGAACAATCTAAACAAGTAATGGAAAATTTAAAAAATATATTAAATGCCTCTGGGTTTTCATTTAAAGATATTGTACAAGTTAGTGTATTTATAACAGATATGTCTAAATTCAATGAATTTAATACAATTTATGAAACATATTTCAAAAAACCATATCCTGCTAGATTTGTAGTTGAAGTATCAAAACTTCCAAAAGGTGTAGATGTTGAAGTTTCTTGTATTGCAAAAAAATAA
- a CDS encoding ABC transporter permease translates to MRKLYFFIIIFLALWLIPIGELIINYFDFKDLMEILFKSRTLRILKYTLLQSTLSVIISFIIALFPSLYVANNNNYLSKILENSFFIPFFFPPIPTIIAFSLVYGSNGIISKIININILYSLIAIILAHSFYNSPIFVKYISDSLKAIPKNYIENAIIDGSNKWNIFKTIKLPIILPAILKASFLVFTYSFVSFAIVLSLGGIKYSTFEVAIFTTLRSSLDFSKALTYAIIQFIILLIMNYIISIPKIYEMTIEEKYTEKNNIFVYVFSIFYLIFEYSIVFTGTFSGFYDFINNRFTLKGFINLFSKEINSYYPIIKSFYNTILISTIVSLLVVTLTYIILRNIRNHKDVIISNISIISSMGISSAFLAMGLLYLNINYSIPYYILLAIGYIIISVPLAYTFLQQRVLSFDYSILEAAKIDGANTLKLFIYIEFPILRNTLIAVFLQIFAIIFGEFTISYTMQSMDYFPLISNINYSLSNARYYLESQALASLTILIIFIIFNISNFLNKEN, encoded by the coding sequence ATGAGAAAATTATATTTTTTTATTATTATTTTTTTAGCATTATGGCTAATTCCAATAGGAGAATTAATTATAAATTATTTTGATTTTAAAGATTTAATGGAAATACTTTTTAAAAGTAGAACTTTAAGAATCTTAAAATACACTTTATTGCAATCAACATTATCAGTTATTATTTCTTTTATTATAGCATTATTCCCATCATTATATGTGGCAAATAATAATAATTATTTAAGTAAAATATTAGAAAACTCATTTTTTATTCCATTTTTCTTTCCGCCTATTCCAACCATCATAGCTTTTTCACTAGTATATGGATCAAATGGAATTATAAGCAAAATAATTAATATAAATATATTATACTCTTTAATAGCTATTATTTTAGCACATTCTTTTTACAATTCACCTATTTTCGTTAAATACATATCTGATTCATTAAAGGCTATTCCGAAAAATTATATAGAAAATGCTATTATAGATGGCTCTAATAAATGGAATATTTTCAAAACAATTAAATTACCCATAATTTTACCAGCTATTTTAAAAGCATCCTTTTTAGTTTTTACATACTCCTTTGTAAGTTTTGCAATTGTACTTTCTTTAGGAGGTATAAAATATTCTACTTTTGAAGTTGCTATTTTTACTACTTTAAGAAGTTCTTTAGACTTTTCAAAAGCTTTAACTTATGCTATCATACAATTTATCATTTTACTAATAATGAATTATATCATATCAATACCAAAGATATACGAAATGACTATAGAGGAAAAATATACAGAAAAAAACAACATTTTTGTATATGTTTTTTCTATTTTTTATCTAATATTCGAATATTCAATTGTCTTTACAGGAACATTTTCCGGATTTTATGATTTTATAAATAATAGATTTACTTTAAAAGGGTTTATAAATCTTTTCTCAAAAGAAATAAATTCATATTATCCTATTATTAAATCATTTTACAATACAATATTAATATCTACTATAGTAAGTTTATTAGTAGTAACATTAACTTATATAATTTTAAGAAACATTAGAAATCATAAAGATGTGATAATCTCTAATATTTCAATAATTTCTTCTATGGGCATTTCTTCAGCATTTTTAGCTATGGGATTATTATATCTAAATATTAATTATTCTATACCTTATTATATTCTTTTAGCAATAGGGTATATTATTATTTCAGTACCTTTAGCTTATACCTTTTTACAACAAAGAGTTTTATCTTTTGATTATTCAATTTTAGAAGCCGCAAAAATTGATGGGGCTAACACTTTAAAATTATTTATATACATAGAGTTTCCGATATTAAGAAATACATTGATTGCAGTATTTTTGCAAATATTCGCAATAATATTTGGGGAATTTACTATTTCATATACCATGCAATCTATGGATTATTTCCCATTAATTTCAAATATTAATTATTCATTATCAAATGCTAGATATTATTTAGAAAGCCAAGCTTTAGCATCTTTAACTATTCTAATAATATTTATAATATTTAATATTTCTAATTTTTTAAACAAAGAAAATTGA
- the prfA gene encoding peptide chain release factor 1 — MDILSFKDKILDKLKEVEVKLSDSEVTSDLELLQNLGKEHNRLSTLRDLFIELERALEDKETIHLLKQEEAIDEEEYNKMLEEAEKTIKKLNIDILSLLIPGNEINERNIIMEIRAGTGGEEAALFASDLMRMYLKYAENNGWKHEVLELSDTGIGGTKNAVIKIKGKGVFGRLKYESGVHRVQRVPVTESGGRIHTSTATVAVLPEATDVDVKIDPKDLRIDTYRAGGAGGQHVNKTESAVRIVHEPTGIVVTCQNERSQHQNKEAAMSILRAKLYEEALRKQQEKLVSQRRSQIGTGERSEKIRTYNFPQNRVTDHRIGFTSYRLNFILEGDLDEIIDKLVEWDLGEKLENLEI; from the coding sequence ATGGATATTTTATCGTTTAAAGATAAGATTTTAGATAAATTAAAAGAGGTAGAAGTAAAACTTTCAGATAGCGAAGTAACCTCTGATTTAGAATTATTACAAAATTTAGGTAAAGAACACAATAGATTATCTACTCTTAGAGATTTATTCATCGAATTAGAAAGAGCTTTAGAAGATAAAGAAACTATACATTTATTAAAACAAGAAGAAGCTATAGATGAAGAAGAATATAATAAAATGTTAGAGGAAGCTGAAAAGACCATAAAGAAATTAAATATTGATATTTTAAGCTTATTAATACCAGGAAATGAAATAAATGAAAGAAATATCATCATGGAAATAAGAGCTGGAACCGGTGGAGAAGAAGCTGCGTTATTTGCTTCTGATTTAATGAGAATGTATTTAAAATATGCAGAAAATAACGGTTGGAAACATGAAGTATTAGAACTTAGTGATACTGGTATTGGAGGAACAAAAAATGCTGTTATTAAAATTAAAGGTAAAGGTGTTTTCGGAAGATTAAAATATGAAAGCGGTGTTCACAGAGTCCAAAGAGTACCAGTTACAGAATCTGGTGGTAGAATACATACTTCTACTGCAACAGTAGCTGTTTTACCAGAAGCAACAGATGTAGATGTAAAGATTGATCCAAAAGATTTGAGAATAGACACATATAGAGCAGGAGGTGCCGGAGGACAACATGTTAATAAAACTGAATCTGCAGTTAGAATAGTACATGAACCTACTGGTATAGTTGTTACATGTCAAAATGAAAGATCACAACATCAAAATAAAGAAGCTGCAATGTCAATTTTAAGAGCCAAATTATACGAAGAAGCTTTAAGAAAACAACAAGAAAAATTGGTATCACAAAGGCGTTCACAAATTGGTACTGGAGAAAGAAGCGAAAAGATAAGAACATACAATTTCCCACAAAATAGAGTAACTGATCACAGAATAGGTTTTACTTCATATAGACTTAATTTTATACTTGAAGGAGATTTAGATGAAATAATAGATAAATTAGTAGAATGGGATCTTGGTGAAAAACTAGAAAATCTTGAGATATAG
- a CDS encoding metallophosphoesterase family protein has protein sequence MKKVLIFYMVLISSMLLAKFIWPPYLTNQGETYATINFKTLDENIQVNLYENDVLFKSIDNLSPGLVHVKFNDLKPATKYYFEVKTNDDYYKGYFYTKDNTKTLRFIVYGDTRYYDKQHKMIVDKIIEEKPEFVLNVGDLVENGNELRYWNNFFNIIKGLNAFYYPVLGNHERNSKNYYEAFDLPEGGGDYGKRWYSFSYGNNHFIILDTTNISTDSDLFYEQTNWMINEFENNKEKNFFVFYHYPFWNNSSVSWRRQFDKLENAWRPIFEKYNVKLVFNGHIHAYERFEKNGITYITTGGGGAPFDPGAKKDILPHTKKYVYGVLEYVLVEVSAEKIRVIVKGVGESKDFDVRKAEKIDRMLDYIEIPLNKGY, from the coding sequence ATGAAAAAGGTATTAATATTTTATATGGTCTTAATAAGTAGTATGTTGTTGGCAAAATTTATTTGGCCACCATACTTAACTAATCAAGGTGAAACTTATGCTACTATTAATTTTAAAACATTAGATGAAAATATTCAAGTAAATTTATATGAAAATGATGTTTTATTTAAATCAATTGATAATTTATCTCCTGGATTAGTTCATGTTAAATTCAATGATTTAAAACCAGCAACAAAGTATTATTTCGAAGTAAAAACAAATGATGACTATTATAAAGGGTATTTTTATACTAAGGATAATACAAAAACTTTAAGATTTATTGTATATGGTGATACAAGATATTATGATAAACAACATAAAATGATAGTTGATAAAATAATTGAAGAAAAGCCGGAATTTGTTTTAAATGTGGGAGATTTAGTTGAAAATGGTAATGAATTAAGATATTGGAATAATTTTTTTAATATAATTAAAGGCCTTAATGCTTTTTATTATCCAGTATTAGGAAATCATGAAAGAAATTCAAAAAATTATTATGAAGCTTTTGATTTACCAGAAGGTGGAGGAGATTATGGGAAAAGATGGTATAGTTTCTCATACGGTAATAATCATTTTATTATTTTAGATACAACAAATATTTCAACTGATTCCGATTTATTTTATGAACAAACAAATTGGATGATAAATGAGTTTGAAAATAATAAGGAAAAAAATTTTTTTGTTTTTTATCATTATCCATTTTGGAATAACTCTTCAGTTTCATGGAGAAGGCAATTTGATAAGTTAGAAAATGCATGGAGACCTATTTTTGAAAAATACAATGTAAAACTTGTTTTTAATGGTCATATTCATGCATATGAAAGATTTGAAAAAAATGGAATAACTTATATTACAACAGGTGGAGGCGGAGCACCATTTGATCCGGGAGCAAAAAAAGATATATTACCTCATACAAAAAAATATGTATATGGAGTTTTAGAATATGTTTTAGTTGAAGTAAGTGCAGAAAAAATAAGAGTAATAGTTAAAGGGGTTGGAGAATCAAAAGACTTTGATGTTAGAAAAGCTGAAAAAATAGATAGAATGTTGGATTATATAGAGATACCTTTGAATAAAGGTTATTAA